Within the Catalinimonas niigatensis genome, the region ATGTACTGGGTTCAAAAAAAATTCACTACAACCTATCACAATATGAGATACAATATACCTATACTCATCCGGTCTATATTCCGATATTCCGTTTTGATTTTTATGCTTCAGCTAGGCTTCTCCACGCTATTAATGGCAGAAACATCAGATACGGGTAATATAGACAATGTGCAAATCTCTATAAAGCTAAAGAACAGTTCTATTGTAGAGGTTTTTCAAGCCATAGAAGATGACACTGACTATGTGTTTGCCTATGGAGAAGAGGTGAAAAACCTGAAAACTACATTCACCCTGAATTACAAAAATGCTGATGTCAACGATGTGTTGAAGGTCGTTGGTCAAAAAGCCCGCCTGAACTTTAAACGCATCAACAATACTATTTCAGTAAGTGTGGCCAGGCTTCGGGAGCAAAAATCAAGTTTGCTTTCCCCACCGCTTTTGGAAGAAGCATTTGCCATCACAGTAAGTGGTCAGGTAAGCAGCCTGGAGGGAAATGAGCCGCTCCCCGGTGTTAATGTTCTGGTAAAAAGTACTTCCAACGGTACCATTACTGATGTAGAAGGAAAATATACCCTATCCGTAGCCAATGAAACTGATACGCTTATCTTTTCCTCCATAGGCTATGTATCTCAGGAAGTTCCTGTCAACAATAGAACTATAGTTGACGTGACCCTGGTAGAGGATATTCAGGCACTGAGCGAAATTGTGGTTACCGGTTATGGTACGCAGAAAAGAGAATCAGTTACAGGTGCCATCTCTACAATTGGAAGTGAGGATATTGGACGCGTGAAAGGTGGTGGAACATCCGTAAGTACCGGTCTGGCAGGAAAATTACCAGGTGTAGCTTTTCGTCAGCGGGATGGCCGTCCTGGTGCCGGTGCTTCCATACAGATAAGAAATATGGGTAACCCTCTCTATGTTATTGATGGCATTCAGCAGGATGAGAAACAGTTTAACAGACTTTCAGCGGCTGATATCGAAAGTATCACCGTACTTAAAGATGGTGCTGCTGCTGTTTATGGGGTGCGGGCAGCCAATGGTGTGGTGGTCGTAACTACTAAAAGAGGAGGCAGGGGCGAAAGCAACACTGTCAATGTTGATGCTAATTATGGATTTCAGAACTGGGTTACTTTTCCTAAAGTGACCAACAGCTCTTATATATGGGCATCAGAAAAAATCCAGGCTGATCTGAACGGATACGTACAAATTGCAGGACGGGATTTTGTAGAGTCGGATGTGACCAATATTACCAGAGAAGACCTGGAAAAGTACAGAGTAGGTACTGAGCGTGGGTACCAGAGTTTTGACTGGTCAGATTTTATCTTACAAAAAAATTCTCCGCTCACACAAGTCAATCTAAGCACTTCAGGGGGTTCTGAAAAAATCAATTATTACTTTGCCGGAAATCGTAATTACAGCAATTCTGTGCTGGGTGAAGAGTTTGATTATGGCAGGACCAACATCATCAGCAATGTAGATGCCAATATCAGCGAAAGGCTGAAAGTAGGGCTGGGAATCAATGGTTATTCGGAGAAAACAGAAAACCCCGGTATACCCGGAGGTGATGATTATTGGCTTCCCAGATATGCTATCATGAGAAATACTCCCTGGGAAAGACCTTACGCCAATGATAATCCCGAATACCTGAATGATATCAAGCACAATGAAACCAACTGGGCGTACAACAATTTTGAACTGGGAGGCTATTTGAGAGATATCCGGAAATTCGTACAGGCTAACGGTACGGCTGAATACCAGATTCCCGGAATAGAAGGTTTGAGTGCCAGAGGTTTATATTCCTACAGCAATGAAGAGCGCCAACTTGATGTACACGAATACACTTACGACGCTTACACTTATTTCCCTGCAACAGAAGATTCTGAAGAAGAATACAGGGTAACAGGAGGAAGTTCCAACCCCTGGAGACAAAGAAATGTGGATAAAATTCAAAAAATCAATACTCAGCTTGGTCTGAATTATTCTAATGTCTTTGGTGACCATGAAGTTGGCGCTTTGTTTTTAGCAGAGAGATATCAGGAGCGATTCCAGGGTACTTTTTTACGGTCAGTACCCAAAACCAATACTCTTCCGCTTATCTATTTTGACGATGTAGTGGATTATACTGATGCTGACAATGAAATTGCGCGACTTGGCTACATTGCCCGGATCAATTATAGTTACGCCAGCAAATATTATCTGGAACTCTCCGGCAGACGTGACGCCTCCTGGAGATTTGCGCCTGACCAGCGCGTAGGTTATTTCCCTTCTGCTTCCATTGGCTGGAGAATCACCGAAGAAGAATTTATGAAATCACTGCTGGGTAGCTCCAGTATCCTGGATAACCTGAAACTTCGTGCATCCTATGGAATTTTGGGAGATGATAATGTAAACCTGAATTACTTAGGCGGGGGGGGAGATTATGGTACAGGTGATGTAAACTACATCAGTCCATACGCATATCTTCCGGGCTATCTTTATAACCGTGGAGAAGCTATTCTTAATGGGGTGCCTATCACCGGTAGCGTAGATACAGGGCCACCTGTCAGAACGGTTTCCTGGTTTGAAAGTAAAATCCTGGATATAGGGGCTGACTTTTCCCTGTTTGGCGGTAAACTGACGGGTAGTGTCGACTATTTCAACCGGCACCGAACCGGACTTAGAGGACGAAAATATGATGTGGTAGTACCCAGTGAACTGGGATATACTTTGCCAGATGAAAACGTAAACAGCGACAAGCAATTTGGCGGGGAAGCCATGCTTGCTTATAGAGGAAATCTAGGTGAGTTTACCTATCAGTTGGGAGCCAACATCTCCTATGCACGCAGTAAATTTGATGCTTCTTATCGCCCCATTTTCTTCAATTCCTGGGATGAGTACCGTAATTCCATAGAAGACCGCTACAGTTTCATCCAGTGGGGTTATCAGGTCGTAGGCCAGTTTGAAAGCCAGGAGCAGATCAATAATTACACCGTCAATGTAGATGGGGAAGGCAACCGGACGTTGTTGCCAGGAGATTTGATTTATAAAGACATCAACGGAGACAATAAAATAGATCAGTATGACGAAAGGCCGATAGGATACAGCACCAACCTGCCCTTTGTCAACGGAGGATTGAATTTTGTATTTGGCTGGAAAGGCTTTGACCTTGCCCTGGACTTTTCACTTGCTTCGGGCTACTCCTTCATTGCTGAAAACGAGCTGAGCCGGGCATTCCGTGCCAACGGTGGTAATATTGCCGAACACCTGAGAGACTCCTGGAAGCGGGAAGATCCTTATGATCTGAACAGCGAGTGGATACCGGGATATTTCCCTCCCAACAGATTTAACCAGGGTGGTTTGAGTTCGGTAAACAAACGGTCCGACTTCTGGATGTCCAACGTGACAGCCTTCCGTGGCAGGACTTTCCAGTTGGGCTATTCATTGCCAAACTCCCTGATAGAAAGGTTTAACATCCAGCAGGCACGCTTGTATTTCAACGGATACAACCTGTTCTCCTGGCACAATGTGAAGCGGTACAATATAGACCCGGAAGTAGGGGATACCAATGGTTTGCAGTATCCGCAGCATAGAGTAGTCAGCTTTGGGGTAAGTCTTTCTTTATAATATTTTAAATATAAAGACATGAAAAAAATATATTCTATACTAGTAGTCATATCGTTAAGTTTCGGCTGGGCCTGCGAATCCGATAGTGAATTTCTGGAAAGGCCACCCGCCGAATCATTGACGGTTGAGCAGGCTTTCAGTGATCCTGCTCAGGTGCTCTCTATCCTGGCAAACCTTTACGGCCGTCAGTTTTCTGTAAACAGGCTTAGCGACTGGCAAACTTTTGCTGATTTTAACGATGTGCTGGTCACTGCCGATGATGGACTGACCAACCTTTGGCATACCAATAATTCCTGGCCATTTGGAGGAATAAATAACTTTTGGAGTACCTGGGATTACGCTTACATCAGAGAGCTAAATCTTTTTCTGGAAAGAATAGAAGAGTCAACCATTAGTGAAGATCTGAAAGCAGCCTATGCCGCTGAGGCCAGATTCCTGCGGGCGCTCTACTATTTTGAACTGGCCAAGCTATATGGCGGTGTACCTATTGTCCTGGAATCGCAAACTTACGATTTCAGTGGAGACCCTTCTTATCTACAGGTTCCAAGGTCAACCGAGGCTGAGATTTATGATTTTGTCATCCAGGAAGCCGACGCACTGAGTGAACTATTGCCAATGAATGCAGATAGTAAATCACGGGCATCAGCCGGTGCGGCACTGGCCATGAAAGCGCAGGCAGCGGTATATGCAGGTTCTCTGGCCAGGTACGGAGCTAACACACCTTCAGTATCCCTTCCCGGAAACGTCATAGGTATACCTGCCGAGAGAGCAGAAGGATATTATCAGACTGCATTAGAAGCTGCTCAGGAGATCATCAGCGGATCAGCCGGAGGATACGCTTTGTACAATAAAATCCCTACCAATCTTTCTGAGAATTTTGCGGCTATCTTTTATGACAAAAATGCAAACCCTGAAACCATATTTATAGAGGAGTATTTGCTGAAATTTAAGGTGCACTATTTTACGGGAGCCAACCAACCCCGCTATGGTGCAGAAGAAGAGGAGGGAGGAGCACTTAACCCTTCGCTCAATCTGGTACAGGAATTTGAATTGCTGGACAATACTTTTGCCCCTCTGCCCACAGTAGATGCCAATGGTGATCCGATCTACTATGAAAACCAGCTAGATATCTTTGCCAACAGAGATGCGCGGCTGGCGGGAACTGTGATTTTACCGGGCTCTACTTTCAAATCCAGACCGGTAGATATATGGGCAGGATTGCAGTTAGGGGATGGGACAGTAATCACAGGTAGTGAACGCGGGCAACTAAGGGATGTACCCGGAAGTCCGACCCCCATACAGGTAGTAGGTTTTGACGGACCTGTCGCTACAACCAACCAGAATGCGCTTGCTGGTTTTTATGTACGCAAATACCAGGACCCTGCTCCCGGCTCCGGACGGCGAGGTACGCAAAGCGATGTATCAAGGATTAAGTTTCGCTATGCAGAAATTCTGCTGATTGCTGCTGAAGCTGCTTTTGAACTGAACCAGCCGGGTATAGCTGCTGATTATATGAATGAGGTACGAACAAGGGCAGGATTCACAATTCCTCTTACCGCAGCAGACATTACATTGGATAGGATTATTCATGAACGCAGGGTAGAATTTGCCTTGGAAGGCCAGTATTTCATGGATCTGAAACGCTTCCGGATTGCCCATGAAATTTTTGATGGTATTTCCATGAACTTGTCAGGACTGAGATCCAATATCGGCAGTGCTACCAAAAGAAGTACACAGCCCTGGGGACTATGGCCATATAAAATTTATGATCCGGGATCTGCAAATCACGGTAAATGGATATTTAAGGAGACTTTGTCAAACCGGGTGACTGCCGCTGATAACTGGCAACTGGGTAACTATTACAGTATTATCAATAATGATATACTGAATAACAACCCCAAATTGCTGAGGCAACCTCTTCAATAAGTATTCATCATTAAACTGAAGATCATGAAAAACATATTTCATTTTATTATAGTATTGACATTGAGTGCGGCGATCATGTCATGCGAAAAGGACAATTACGAACCACCTACCTCTCTTTTAAGTGGGCGTCTGGTATATCAGGGAACTCCCTTAAATCTTGAATACAACAGGGTCAGCTATGATATCTACCAGGATGGCTTCGGAAAAACAGGTCCTCTGAGCAGTACCTTTACCTCTGAGGGAGAATTTTCCCATCTTCTGTATGATGGAACCTATAAAATGGTAGTGCCTAACGGACAAGGCCCGTTTTTGTGGGAAAATATTGGTGATGGAGGACAGGATACACTGGTCATTAATTTACGGGGCAGTGCTGAGATAGACGTTGAAGTGACTCCCTTCTGGATGATCAGAAATCCTCAGTTGTCTGGTAGTGGCAATCAGGTGAGCGGCACCTTTGGATTGGAGCAAATTGTTACCAATGCTGATGCTAAGCAGGTAGAGAGTGTAACCCTCTATGTCAGCAAAACACTATTTGCCAATTCTCAGACCAATGTGGCTACGAATGTCATAGAAGGAAGCACAATTACTGATGTCAATAATCTGAATCTGAGTGTGACGGTTCCTGAACTGGTGCCTGCCCAAAATTATGTGTTTGCCAGCATTGGTGTAAAACTCGCAGGAGTAGATGATTTGATCTTTTCCCCTACACAAAAGATTGATCTATAACCAAATTCACTTACAATAATCATTTGTTTTGTTAAATTTCACCTCATGTTCTTTTGAGCATGAGGTGATCTTACTGTTTCTTAAAAAAAATACTATGACGATGAATATGAGGAGAAAGGTATTTTCATGGTTCTTTCAACGGTTGTCCGCGCGACGCGTCGCCATACAATGGTTCGCCGTACAATTCATTTTTTTGGGAATTATTTTACAGGCCTGTATCGCCACTAGCGAAAGCCCGACCCAAAGTAATGCGAGAAGAGCAGAAGTACTCTTTCTGGGACATAACAGCCAGCATCATGATTCCAATAAGTATGCGCCCTGGCTGGCCATAGCCATGTTCAAAAGTGGCATCAACCTGACATATACCACTGACCTTAGCGACCTCAACACCGATAACTTAACTAAGTACGACGGTCTGATTATTTACGCCAACCATGATGCTATTGCACCTGCGCAGGAAGAAGCCCTAAAAGCTTTTGTAGAAGGAGGAAAAGGTTTAATTCCACTGCATAGCGCTACCGGATGCTTTAAGAATTCTGACTGGTACATCAACACTATTGGCGGACAATTTGCCTCACACGGTACCGGCACTTTTACTGCGGAAATCGTCAACGCCGAACATCCGGTGATGGATGGACTGTCGGAGTTTGAAACCTGGGACGAAACCTATGTGCATCAGAGAATCAATCCGGATATGACAGTACTCATGGAAAGGGTAGAAGGAGATCATAAAGAGCCTTATACCTGGGTGCGAGAACAAGGGAATGGACGTGTATTTTATACTGCTTATGGCCATAATGACAGTACCTGGACCAATGCCGGATTCCAGAAGCTGGTAACTAATGGTGTGTTGTGGGCTATCGGGGATGAAGTAAAAGAGAAAATTGAAAGACTCAATATCCCGGAGGTGGATATCTATGATTCCATGCCGATTTCTGATTTTACGGCACGCCATATCGTTCCCAAAATGCAGGAAGCGCTTAGTCCGGAAGAATCACAGAAACTGATTCAGGTGCCTGCAGATTTTGAAATTCAGCTTTTTGCTTCCGAACCGGATATCACCAATCCCATCGCCATGACATGGGACGAACGAGGCCGCCTATGGATTGTAGAATCGGTAGATTATCCCAATACTTTTCTGGAAACCGATGGAGCCGCCAACGACCGCATCAAAATCTGTGAAGATACTGACGGAGATGGCATGGCAGATAAGTTTACTGTGTTTGCCGACAGCCTGAATATTCCAACCAGTATGGTGTTTGCCAACGATGGAGTCATCGTTTCTATGGCTCCCCATTTTGTGTTTCTCAAAGATACCGACGGCGACGATAAAGCAGATGTGCGGGAAAATATCATTTCTGGCTGGGGTAAAAATGATACCCACGCCGGTCCATCCAACTTACAGTATGGTTTTGACAATAAAATCTGGGGCGTACTTGGCTATTCCGGATTTGAAGGAGAAATAGATGGCAAAAGTATGGCTTTCCGACAGGGAGTTTATCGTTTTGCCCCGGATGGTAGCAAATTTGAGTATCTGGCAAGTAGCAGTAACAATACCTGGGGGTTGGGTTTTTCTGAAGAGAATCATGTGTTTGTCTCTACCGCCAACAATACCCATAGCGCCTACTATGCCATGCCTACACAGCATATGCTGAGAACCCTGCCAGAACCTGTTGCACAGGCTAATGCAGATCAGGCAGCTGAATACCGCTCGGTGAATCCGCTGGAAAAAATTGACGGACACTATGATGCCCATGCCATGACACCTAACTTAAGACAGGTAGATGTGGTGGGAGGTTTTACCTCAGCTGCTGGTCATCATCTGTACACAGCCAGAAGCTTCCCCAAAAACTACTGGAACAGAATCGCTTTCGTCAATGAACCTACAATCCGGCTGGTGCACAATGCGATCATTGAGCCAGATGGTGCTGGCTTCAAAGAAAAAGATGGCTGGAACCTGATGGCCAGTTCTGACGAATGGTTTGGTCCGGTACATACCCAGGTAGGTCCCGACGGCGCAGTTTGGGTGGCCGACTGGTATAATTTTATCATACAGCACAATGTGTTTGTGGAGCGACAGGCTCCGTCTCGTATGGTGCTGCCTTTTACTGAGCAACCGCATGGGCAAGGCAATGCTTTTATCAGTTCTATGCGCGATCTGGATTATGGTCGGATATATAGAGTAATCTATAAAAATGCCCAACCTTATGAGCCGATTGAATTAAGCAAAGAGGATACAGAGGGTTTGTTAGAAGCTTTGCAAAACGACAATATGTTCTGGCGGATGACTGCCCAGCGCCTGCTGGTAGAATCTAAAAATCAGGAAGCACTTTCCGGGCTCTATGAAATTGCCCAAAATCAGGAAGTAGATGAGATTGGCTTAAACAGCCCGGCAGTTCATGCTTTATGGACACTGCATGGATTAGGTGCATTGGATGGAAAAAATGAAGAAGCTATGAAAGTCGCAGTAGATGCATTGTCACATCCTGCGGCAGGCGTCAGAAAAGCAGCAGTCAGTGTATTGCCTAAAAATGCACAAACCATGAGCGCTATTCAGGATGCTGATTTACTTCAGGATGAAAACCTGAATGTACGTATGGAAACTTTGTTGGCTTTGGCTGACTTACCACCTTCTGAAGCATTAGGAAAAGCCATTTATCAGGCTACGCTGGATACCAAAAATGCAGATGATCCCTGGCTAAATAAAGCATTGCTGGCGGCAGCCATTACCCATCAGGAAGGTTATCTTTCAGCACTTTCGTCTTCTAAGAAAAATGATTTGAGTGCGAGAATTGCCGAATCACTCAAAAAAGAAGTATATGAACTGCCCAGAAGAGGCCCCCTTCCTTATCCGATAGATGTCAGAGGAAAGGAAATTATCATCAAAGCATCTGTTGCTAAAAGAGAAAATAAACCGGAAGGCGTCATCATGGCACATGGTGGACAAAAGGAAGGCTATGGCGTATACATCCAAAATGGACAACTGACCATGGCAGTGAATCAGGGAGGTAAAATGTATAAAGCAAGCAGCAAGCAGCCCCTGCCTGATCAGTTTGACCTGCTGGCTCAGTTGGGAGAAAATGGCCAAATGAGCCTCAGCATTAACGGAAAACAAGTGGCTCAGGCAAAAGCACCTTCTTTGTTTGATGCTCCTTTCACTTCTGTCATTCGTACTTCATCCGACTTTGAGAATGAGGATAAAATAGGGAATTATGAAGGAGCTTTTTCTATGAATGCTGAACTCCAAAATGTATCACTGGAATTAAGGAACCCGGATGGCACCCAAACTTTAGCCACCAATGCATCGGCACCAGAGGTATCATCTGCCTCAGAGGCAGAGACCATTTACATCAAAATGGTGCCGGATATGATGAAGTTTGATAAAGAACAGATCACGGTCAGAGCCGGACAAAAAGTAGTGATTGAACTGGAAAACCAGGATGGTATGCAGCACAATATGCTGATCATTAAGCCGGGTACTTTAGAAGAAGTAGGAGCTGC harbors:
- a CDS encoding SusC/RagA family TonB-linked outer membrane protein, with the protein product MRYNIPILIRSIFRYSVLIFMLQLGFSTLLMAETSDTGNIDNVQISIKLKNSSIVEVFQAIEDDTDYVFAYGEEVKNLKTTFTLNYKNADVNDVLKVVGQKARLNFKRINNTISVSVARLREQKSSLLSPPLLEEAFAITVSGQVSSLEGNEPLPGVNVLVKSTSNGTITDVEGKYTLSVANETDTLIFSSIGYVSQEVPVNNRTIVDVTLVEDIQALSEIVVTGYGTQKRESVTGAISTIGSEDIGRVKGGGTSVSTGLAGKLPGVAFRQRDGRPGAGASIQIRNMGNPLYVIDGIQQDEKQFNRLSAADIESITVLKDGAAAVYGVRAANGVVVVTTKRGGRGESNTVNVDANYGFQNWVTFPKVTNSSYIWASEKIQADLNGYVQIAGRDFVESDVTNITREDLEKYRVGTERGYQSFDWSDFILQKNSPLTQVNLSTSGGSEKINYYFAGNRNYSNSVLGEEFDYGRTNIISNVDANISERLKVGLGINGYSEKTENPGIPGGDDYWLPRYAIMRNTPWERPYANDNPEYLNDIKHNETNWAYNNFELGGYLRDIRKFVQANGTAEYQIPGIEGLSARGLYSYSNEERQLDVHEYTYDAYTYFPATEDSEEEYRVTGGSSNPWRQRNVDKIQKINTQLGLNYSNVFGDHEVGALFLAERYQERFQGTFLRSVPKTNTLPLIYFDDVVDYTDADNEIARLGYIARINYSYASKYYLELSGRRDASWRFAPDQRVGYFPSASIGWRITEEEFMKSLLGSSSILDNLKLRASYGILGDDNVNLNYLGGGGDYGTGDVNYISPYAYLPGYLYNRGEAILNGVPITGSVDTGPPVRTVSWFESKILDIGADFSLFGGKLTGSVDYFNRHRTGLRGRKYDVVVPSELGYTLPDENVNSDKQFGGEAMLAYRGNLGEFTYQLGANISYARSKFDASYRPIFFNSWDEYRNSIEDRYSFIQWGYQVVGQFESQEQINNYTVNVDGEGNRTLLPGDLIYKDINGDNKIDQYDERPIGYSTNLPFVNGGLNFVFGWKGFDLALDFSLASGYSFIAENELSRAFRANGGNIAEHLRDSWKREDPYDLNSEWIPGYFPPNRFNQGGLSSVNKRSDFWMSNVTAFRGRTFQLGYSLPNSLIERFNIQQARLYFNGYNLFSWHNVKRYNIDPEVGDTNGLQYPQHRVVSFGVSLSL
- a CDS encoding RagB/SusD family nutrient uptake outer membrane protein; protein product: MKKIYSILVVISLSFGWACESDSEFLERPPAESLTVEQAFSDPAQVLSILANLYGRQFSVNRLSDWQTFADFNDVLVTADDGLTNLWHTNNSWPFGGINNFWSTWDYAYIRELNLFLERIEESTISEDLKAAYAAEARFLRALYYFELAKLYGGVPIVLESQTYDFSGDPSYLQVPRSTEAEIYDFVIQEADALSELLPMNADSKSRASAGAALAMKAQAAVYAGSLARYGANTPSVSLPGNVIGIPAERAEGYYQTALEAAQEIISGSAGGYALYNKIPTNLSENFAAIFYDKNANPETIFIEEYLLKFKVHYFTGANQPRYGAEEEEGGALNPSLNLVQEFELLDNTFAPLPTVDANGDPIYYENQLDIFANRDARLAGTVILPGSTFKSRPVDIWAGLQLGDGTVITGSERGQLRDVPGSPTPIQVVGFDGPVATTNQNALAGFYVRKYQDPAPGSGRRGTQSDVSRIKFRYAEILLIAAEAAFELNQPGIAADYMNEVRTRAGFTIPLTAADITLDRIIHERRVEFALEGQYFMDLKRFRIAHEIFDGISMNLSGLRSNIGSATKRSTQPWGLWPYKIYDPGSANHGKWIFKETLSNRVTAADNWQLGNYYSIINNDILNNNPKLLRQPLQ
- a CDS encoding DUF3823 domain-containing protein; this encodes MKNIFHFIIVLTLSAAIMSCEKDNYEPPTSLLSGRLVYQGTPLNLEYNRVSYDIYQDGFGKTGPLSSTFTSEGEFSHLLYDGTYKMVVPNGQGPFLWENIGDGGQDTLVINLRGSAEIDVEVTPFWMIRNPQLSGSGNQVSGTFGLEQIVTNADAKQVESVTLYVSKTLFANSQTNVATNVIEGSTITDVNNLNLSVTVPELVPAQNYVFASIGVKLAGVDDLIFSPTQKIDL
- a CDS encoding PVC-type heme-binding CxxCH protein: MRRKVFSWFFQRLSARRVAIQWFAVQFIFLGIILQACIATSESPTQSNARRAEVLFLGHNSQHHDSNKYAPWLAIAMFKSGINLTYTTDLSDLNTDNLTKYDGLIIYANHDAIAPAQEEALKAFVEGGKGLIPLHSATGCFKNSDWYINTIGGQFASHGTGTFTAEIVNAEHPVMDGLSEFETWDETYVHQRINPDMTVLMERVEGDHKEPYTWVREQGNGRVFYTAYGHNDSTWTNAGFQKLVTNGVLWAIGDEVKEKIERLNIPEVDIYDSMPISDFTARHIVPKMQEALSPEESQKLIQVPADFEIQLFASEPDITNPIAMTWDERGRLWIVESVDYPNTFLETDGAANDRIKICEDTDGDGMADKFTVFADSLNIPTSMVFANDGVIVSMAPHFVFLKDTDGDDKADVRENIISGWGKNDTHAGPSNLQYGFDNKIWGVLGYSGFEGEIDGKSMAFRQGVYRFAPDGSKFEYLASSSNNTWGLGFSEENHVFVSTANNTHSAYYAMPTQHMLRTLPEPVAQANADQAAEYRSVNPLEKIDGHYDAHAMTPNLRQVDVVGGFTSAAGHHLYTARSFPKNYWNRIAFVNEPTIRLVHNAIIEPDGAGFKEKDGWNLMASSDEWFGPVHTQVGPDGAVWVADWYNFIIQHNVFVERQAPSRMVLPFTEQPHGQGNAFISSMRDLDYGRIYRVIYKNAQPYEPIELSKEDTEGLLEALQNDNMFWRMTAQRLLVESKNQEALSGLYEIAQNQEVDEIGLNSPAVHALWTLHGLGALDGKNEEAMKVAVDALSHPAAGVRKAAVSVLPKNAQTMSAIQDADLLQDENLNVRMETLLALADLPPSEALGKAIYQATLDTKNADDPWLNKALLAAAITHQEGYLSALSSSKKNDLSARIAESLKKEVYELPRRGPLPYPIDVRGKEIIIKASVAKRENKPEGVIMAHGGQKEGYGVYIQNGQLTMAVNQGGKMYKASSKQPLPDQFDLLAQLGENGQMSLSINGKQVAQAKAPSLFDAPFTSVIRTSSDFENEDKIGNYEGAFSMNAELQNVSLELRNPDGTQTLATNASAPEVSSASEAETIYIKMVPDMMKFDKEQITVRAGQKVVIELENQDGMQHNMLIIKPGTLEEVGAAADALARDPKAAQKAYVPDMPEVLHASKLLNPEEVFTLTFTAPSQPGDYPFVCTFPGHWRMMNGIMKVEEGKDLSE